The DNA sequence CCAGCAGGCCGTACCCGATGATCTGTTCGGCGATCGCCGCGCGGGCGGCGGCCAGCACCGCCGGGGCCCGGGTGAAGTCCAGCCCGGCCGCCTCGGCCCGGTCCCGGGCGGTCATCCGGACCAGCGTCAGCCGGGCCTCGATCTGCTCCAGCATGGCGGCGACCGCGGCGTCGTGGCGTTGCGTGTACGTCACCCGCAGCCCGGCGGCGGCCAGCAGGTCGGCGTACTCGGCCAGCGGGCGGGCGTCGGCGACGCAGGCGATCCAGCCGCCGAGCCCGGCGAGTTCGGCCGGCAGCCGAGCCTGGTCGACGGTGACGTCGGTGAGGCCGAGGCGCCCGCCCGGCCGCAGCACCCGGGCGAACTCTGCGGCGGCGGTGGCCTTGTCGGGGAACGTGCAGAAGGCGCATTCGCAGACCACCGCGTCGAACGCCGCGTCCGGCACCGGCAGCCGCTCGGCGTCGCCGAGCTGGAACCGCACCGATCCCCGGGCACCGGCCGTCCCGGTCGCGGCAGCCGCCTGCGTCGCGGCGGAGACGTTGGCCGCCGACAGGTCGACGCCGGTGACGTCGGCCTTGTACGACTGGGCCAGCAGCAACGCGGTGGCGCCGCGCCCGCTGGCCACGTCGAGCACGGCCGCGCCGGGACGCAACGCGAGCCGGTCGGCGAGCCGCCGGGTCAACGCCAGACCGCCCGGATGGTACGACTCACCGAGCAGCAACGCGACGACGTCGGAGCCGTACGCGGCGGCGCAGCACGCCTTCGCGTCAGGCGTTGCGTCAGTCTTCGCGTCGGCGGAGACAGTGGGACCGTCCACCGGCCAGGCCCGGCCGGTCACCGGACCCGCCGGCCGACGTTGGTGGTGTCCGGGGCGATCCGGCCGTTGCCGGTACGTCCACCGGGCCGGGCCACCTTCGATCCGTACGGCGAATCGGTCAGGACCGGCTGCAGCGGCAGCGCGTTGGGCACCACGTCGGCCACCGCGACACCGGACAGCTGCTCGCGGACCTGTTCCCGGTAGCCGACCGAGTTGTACGCGCAGAACGGAATCATCCGTCCGTCCGGGGTGATCTCCTCGACGCAGCATTTCATCAGCTGTTTGACGTTGAGCGTGTACGGGTCCTGGAAGTCCTGAATGACGATCATGAAGGCCCGGTCGGTGATGTCGGCGATCGCCGCCGGCAGGTTGATCCCGCAGGCGTCGGCGCAGTCCAGCGCCGTCGCGGCGGCCGCCAACTGCTCACTGGTGGTCCCGGTGCCCATGAACGCCGACGCCGACCACAACTTCTCCAACGCCTCGCGGATCGCCAGGTCCGGCAGCACCCGGTTGGCGACGTAGTCGAGGTAGTCGGCGACGTTGAGCAGCCGCGGAATCGGCACCACCCCGAAGCCGGGTTCGCCAGGGGTGCCCTCGCTCAGCAGGTAGGTGATGGACCGGCAGGTCGGAAAGCAGCACGGCACCGGGAAGAAGTCCGACGCGGTGAACCAGTCGGGACGCTGCGCCACGATGCCGTGGATGATGTCGGAGTTGGTCAGCCGGTGCAACGGGTCGAACTCGACGTGCCGTCCGGCGTGGGTGACCGGCTGGAACGACACCGACCGTACGGCGGGATGCGTCAGCCCGTACTCGATGATCGCGCCGAGTTCGTGGTCGTTGAGCCCGCGCTCCACGGCGGCGACCAGGGTGACGGTCAGCCCGGCGTCGGCGCAGTTGTCCAGCGCCCGCCGCTTGATCTCGCGCAGGTCGCGGCCACGGATCGCCCAGTGGGTACGCTCGTCGAAGCCGTCGAACTGCAGGTAGATGTTGATCGCCCGGTCCGGGCTGTGCCGCCGGCCGAGTTCGGCGACGAACCGCTTGTCGGAGGCGAGCCGGATGCCGTTGGTGTTGAGGTTGACCGCCTTGATCGGGCGGGCCTGGGCGGCGTCGACGAACTCCAGGATCTGCTTGTGGATGGTGGGTTCCCCGCCGGAGAACATCACCACCTCGGGCTCGCCTTCGGCAGCGACGAACGTGTCGAGCATCCGTTCGCACTGGTCGAGGGTGATCGAGTAGCCGTCGGGTTGGTGGCCGGAGTCGGCGAAGCAGATCGGGCAGTCCAGGTTGCAGCCGGTGTTGACCTCGATGATGCCGAGGCAGGCATGCTGTTTGTGCTCGGGGCAGAGCCCGCAGTCGCTGGGGCAGCCGTCGACCACGTCGGTCTGGAACGCCAGCGGGATCGTGCCGGGCTTGTTGAACCGGGCCGAGTCCAGGTACATCTGCGCGTCGCCGTAGACCAACGCCTCGAACTGCCCGTGCTCGCGGCAGCGTTTGCGCAGGAAGACCTTGTCGTCGCGGATGTTGACCTGAGCGTCGACGACGACCTTGCACACCGGGCAGATCGACTTGGTGTACTCGATGAAGATTTCGTCGCGATCCTGTTTGGCGGTCATCCAGCTCCTCGGCGGCGCGGTGGAACCCCAGGGCGACCAGTCCACCATCACCGACCGTGGCCCGGCAAGCACCCGATGCCGTCGGCCGTAGCCGGCTACCAGTGACAGCCCGATGCCGCAGAGACATGATCATGTCTCTGCGGCATCGGGCCCGCGACGGTATGTGTGGGTGCGGTCGACCTTGACGGTGTCGACCGGTCAGCGCTTGACGTGCTCCGGGAAGCGGGCTATCTGGGCGAACTCGTCGGCGTCCAGGCTGGCGCCGCCGATCAACGCGCCGTCGACGTCGACCTCGGCCATGATCGCGGCGATGTTCGCCGCCTTGACCGAACCGCCGTACAGGATCCGGGTCTGGTCGGCGGTGGCCTGGTCGTACGACTCGGCCAGC is a window from the Solwaraspora sp. WMMD792 genome containing:
- a CDS encoding radical SAM protein, translated to MTAKQDRDEIFIEYTKSICPVCKVVVDAQVNIRDDKVFLRKRCREHGQFEALVYGDAQMYLDSARFNKPGTIPLAFQTDVVDGCPSDCGLCPEHKQHACLGIIEVNTGCNLDCPICFADSGHQPDGYSITLDQCERMLDTFVAAEGEPEVVMFSGGEPTIHKQILEFVDAAQARPIKAVNLNTNGIRLASDKRFVAELGRRHSPDRAINIYLQFDGFDERTHWAIRGRDLREIKRRALDNCADAGLTVTLVAAVERGLNDHELGAIIEYGLTHPAVRSVSFQPVTHAGRHVEFDPLHRLTNSDIIHGIVAQRPDWFTASDFFPVPCCFPTCRSITYLLSEGTPGEPGFGVVPIPRLLNVADYLDYVANRVLPDLAIREALEKLWSASAFMGTGTTSEQLAAAATALDCADACGINLPAAIADITDRAFMIVIQDFQDPYTLNVKQLMKCCVEEITPDGRMIPFCAYNSVGYREQVREQLSGVAVADVVPNALPLQPVLTDSPYGSKVARPGGRTGNGRIAPDTTNVGRRVR
- a CDS encoding methyltransferase domain-containing protein, whose product is MDGPTVSADAKTDATPDAKACCAAAYGSDVVALLLGESYHPGGLALTRRLADRLALRPGAAVLDVASGRGATALLLAQSYKADVTGVDLSAANVSAATQAAAATGTAGARGSVRFQLGDAERLPVPDAAFDAVVCECAFCTFPDKATAAAEFARVLRPGGRLGLTDVTVDQARLPAELAGLGGWIACVADARPLAEYADLLAAAGLRVTYTQRHDAAVAAMLEQIEARLTLVRMTARDRAEAAGLDFTRAPAVLAAARAAIAEQIIGYGLLVAVRP